The following proteins come from a genomic window of Neptunomonas concharum:
- the glyQ gene encoding glycine--tRNA ligase subunit alpha, which yields MVVSVTDNTNPDASTFQGLILALQSYWAKHGCVIVQPLDMEVGAGTFHPATFLRAIGPETWRSAYVQPSRRPTDGRYGENPNRLQHYYQFQVVMKPSPDNIQELYLESLQHLGVDLNVHDVRFVEDNWESPTLGAWGLGWEVWLNGMEVTQFTYFQQAGGLECYPVTGEITYGLERIAMYLQNMDSVYDLIWAKNPDGSIVTYGDVFHQNEVEMSAYNFEQADVPKLFDNFDHYEAECTKLLEANLPLPAYEMVLKASHTFNLLDARHAISVTERQRFILRVRTLAREVAKSYFDARKNLGFPLAPEAIRNEVLAANQEDK from the coding sequence ATGGTGGTTTCCGTGACTGACAATACGAACCCAGACGCTAGTACGTTTCAGGGCTTAATCCTGGCATTGCAATCTTACTGGGCTAAACATGGCTGTGTAATTGTTCAACCACTCGATATGGAAGTAGGGGCTGGCACATTCCACCCAGCTACATTCCTGCGTGCGATAGGCCCAGAGACGTGGCGTTCTGCTTATGTACAGCCTAGCCGCCGTCCTACAGATGGCCGCTACGGGGAAAACCCAAACCGCCTGCAGCACTACTATCAGTTCCAAGTAGTCATGAAGCCATCCCCTGATAATATTCAGGAACTCTATCTCGAATCTTTGCAGCATCTAGGTGTAGACCTAAATGTGCATGATGTTCGCTTTGTTGAGGACAACTGGGAATCTCCAACACTAGGCGCATGGGGTCTGGGTTGGGAGGTATGGCTAAACGGCATGGAAGTGACCCAGTTTACTTACTTCCAACAAGCCGGCGGCTTAGAGTGCTATCCCGTCACAGGCGAGATCACCTACGGTCTTGAACGTATCGCTATGTACCTGCAAAACATGGATAGCGTCTACGATCTTATTTGGGCCAAAAACCCTGATGGAAGCATCGTGACCTATGGCGATGTGTTCCATCAAAATGAAGTTGAGATGTCTGCTTATAACTTTGAACAAGCGGATGTGCCTAAGCTGTTCGACAACTTCGATCACTATGAAGCAGAGTGCACAAAGCTCCTCGAAGCTAACCTGCCATTACCGGCCTATGAAATGGTCTTAAAAGCATCTCATACGTTTAACTTATTAGATGCGCGCCACGCCATTTCAGTTACCGAACGACAGCGTTTTATCTTACGCGTTCGCACCTTGGCACGCGAAGTTGCCAAAAGCTACTTTGATGCTCGTAAAAATTTAGGCTTCCCACTCGCGCCTGAAGCGATCAGAAATGAAGTACTGGCTGCCAACCAGGAGGATAAATAA
- a CDS encoding lysophospholipid acyltransferase family protein — MKKFKAVVAIFVLGLLSLLPLRWAQAVGRWIGRRASANPQGELCRVTQINLEACFPDMSDGERQQLAKESLLQTGMSISEMGMSWLWSPSRTLKKVTQVNNERLINEAVALGKGCILIAPHLGNWEVLNLYLSAKYPFTAMYKPPKLKMLDDLIKKMRARLGTRMAPADASGVRMVMKALKRGEMVGILPDQEPESGGTFSTFYGQDIYSMKLLAQLVKQTGARVVCGFAERLENGKGFEIHFLEADESIYDRDLQTAVNGMNRSVMDCVDRKPTQYQWEYKLFDHRPEGQPSLYRKR, encoded by the coding sequence ATGAAGAAGTTTAAGGCGGTTGTCGCGATCTTTGTGCTGGGCTTGTTGTCGCTGTTGCCTCTACGGTGGGCGCAGGCGGTTGGACGTTGGATCGGCCGCCGTGCCAGTGCTAATCCGCAAGGGGAGTTGTGCCGTGTAACCCAAATTAACCTTGAGGCCTGCTTCCCCGACATGTCCGATGGAGAACGCCAGCAGCTGGCGAAAGAAAGTCTCTTACAGACCGGTATGTCTATATCAGAAATGGGGATGTCTTGGTTATGGTCCCCCTCGCGTACTCTCAAAAAAGTTACGCAAGTTAACAATGAGCGGCTTATCAATGAGGCAGTTGCGCTCGGAAAGGGCTGTATTCTGATCGCTCCTCATTTGGGTAACTGGGAAGTGCTGAACCTATACCTATCCGCTAAATACCCTTTCACGGCTATGTATAAACCACCAAAGCTTAAGATGCTGGATGATCTGATCAAAAAAATGCGAGCGCGTTTAGGTACTCGCATGGCACCAGCCGATGCATCAGGTGTGCGTATGGTGATGAAGGCACTGAAGCGGGGTGAGATGGTTGGTATCCTACCGGATCAGGAACCCGAATCTGGAGGGACTTTTTCCACCTTTTATGGTCAGGATATCTATTCTATGAAGCTGCTTGCACAGTTGGTAAAACAAACCGGTGCCCGGGTTGTCTGCGGTTTTGCTGAGCGATTGGAAAACGGTAAAGGGTTTGAAATTCATTTTTTAGAAGCGGACGAGTCCATTTACGATAGGGATTTACAGACGGCAGTTAATGGGATGAATCGTTCAGTAATGGACTGTGTCGACCGGAAACCGACACAGTACCAATGGGAGTACAAGCTCTTTGATCACCGACCTGAAGGCCAACCCAGTCTGTATAGAAAGCGCTAA
- a CDS encoding TrkH family potassium uptake protein, whose translation MHYRVILRILGILLMIFSITMLPPVAVSLIYDDGHDYAFVGGFAITLVTGFLIWLPVYRVRQDLRTRDGFLITVLFWVVLGLFGAIPLIISHNPHLTVVDAVFESLSGLTTTGATVMTGIDYLPESILFYRQQLQWLGGMGIIVLAVAILPMLGIGGMQLYRAETPGPVKDSKLTPRITETAKALWYIYLSLTILCALGYWLAGMSAFDAIGHSFSTVAIGGFSTHDASIGYYDSPTIEAICTFFMVISAVNFGLHFFAWRQKTLLHYFQDPEFKFYLGILGFVILITFFSLIITATYVPLEALRKSVFMVVSIATTTGFATADFAHWPVMLPFMLFVAAFAGGCAGSTGGGMKVIRILLILKQGYREIQRLVHPNAVIPVKLGNKPISDKVLEAVWGFFSVYLIVFIVMLITLLGTGLDQVTAWSAVGATLNNLGPGLGDVAAHYGDLNDTAKWILCFAMLLGRLEVFTFLVLFTPAFWKR comes from the coding sequence ATGCATTACCGCGTCATACTGCGAATTCTTGGCATCCTATTGATGATCTTCAGCATCACTATGCTGCCTCCTGTGGCAGTTTCTTTGATCTATGATGATGGTCATGACTACGCCTTTGTAGGCGGGTTTGCTATTACGCTGGTAACCGGCTTTTTGATCTGGTTACCCGTCTATAGAGTACGGCAAGATTTACGTACACGAGATGGCTTCTTAATCACCGTGTTATTCTGGGTGGTTCTGGGGCTGTTTGGTGCCATACCTCTAATTATTTCCCACAACCCCCATCTTACAGTTGTTGATGCGGTATTTGAGTCCCTCTCAGGACTTACCACAACGGGGGCCACAGTCATGACAGGCATAGATTATTTGCCTGAGTCCATCCTGTTTTACCGACAACAATTACAATGGCTAGGCGGGATGGGAATTATCGTTTTAGCCGTCGCTATATTGCCAATGCTAGGCATCGGAGGGATGCAGCTTTACCGCGCCGAAACGCCTGGCCCTGTGAAAGACAGCAAACTGACGCCTAGGATTACAGAAACGGCCAAAGCCCTTTGGTATATTTATCTATCACTAACAATCTTGTGCGCGCTAGGGTATTGGTTAGCCGGCATGAGCGCATTTGATGCGATTGGTCATAGCTTCTCTACAGTCGCCATTGGTGGTTTTTCTACCCATGATGCCAGCATAGGATACTATGACAGCCCTACCATAGAAGCGATCTGCACGTTCTTTATGGTGATTTCAGCCGTCAACTTTGGCTTGCACTTTTTCGCATGGCGACAGAAAACTCTGCTCCATTACTTTCAGGATCCTGAATTCAAGTTCTATTTAGGCATACTAGGGTTTGTGATCTTAATTACTTTTTTCTCTTTGATCATTACCGCTACCTATGTGCCATTAGAAGCGTTGCGAAAGTCGGTGTTTATGGTGGTATCTATTGCGACAACGACGGGCTTTGCAACAGCCGACTTTGCTCACTGGCCAGTCATGCTGCCATTCATGCTGTTTGTAGCCGCATTTGCCGGTGGTTGTGCAGGGTCAACAGGTGGTGGGATGAAGGTGATTCGTATTCTTTTAATCCTTAAACAGGGTTATCGAGAGATACAACGCTTAGTACACCCTAATGCCGTCATTCCTGTGAAGCTGGGTAATAAACCCATCTCTGATAAGGTGCTCGAAGCCGTATGGGGCTTTTTCTCAGTCTACCTGATCGTCTTTATCGTGATGCTTATTACGCTGCTAGGAACGGGCTTAGATCAGGTTACAGCATGGTCTGCCGTTGGCGCGACACTCAACAACCTCGGCCCGGGGTTAGGCGATGTTGCTGCTCATTATGGAGACCTGAATGATACCGCCAAGTGGATATTGTGTTTTGCCATGCTGCTTGGCCGCCTAGAGGTATTTACCTTTCTGGTACTCTTCACACCCGCATTTTGGAAGCGCTAG
- the trkA gene encoding Trk system potassium transporter TrkA, which translates to MKIIILGAGQVGGTLAENLANEANDITIVDMDNNRLRELQDRLDIRTVEGKASYPGALEQAGAQDADMLIAVTNSDEVNMVACQVGQALFNIPTKIARVREHDYLQQDRRLFNKDALPIDVLISPEELVTRHIKRLIQHPGALQVLDFAEGKAQLVAVKAYYGGPLVGREIAYLRTHMPSIDTRVAAIFRQGKAIIPQGNTTIEADDEVFFIAAKKDIRAVMSELRRLDNPYKRIIIAGGGNIGARLASNIEGSFQVKIIERSIKRCNTLARQLNNSIVLNGSASDKELLLEENIEDTDVFCALTNDDEANIMASMLAKRLGARTVMTLINNPAYVDLVQGGVIDIAISPQQTTIGALLTHVRRGDVAAVHSLRRGAAEALEAVAHGDKRSSKVVGRALEDIDLPPGTTIGAIVRNDEVLIAHDDVVVENGDHVILFLVDKRRIGEVERLFQVGLAFF; encoded by the coding sequence ATGAAAATCATCATTCTAGGCGCAGGTCAAGTTGGCGGAACCTTAGCCGAGAATCTAGCCAATGAAGCCAACGATATTACGATTGTTGATATGGACAATAATCGCCTGCGAGAGCTGCAGGATCGGCTAGATATTCGTACCGTGGAAGGCAAGGCTTCATACCCTGGCGCACTTGAACAAGCCGGCGCCCAGGATGCTGATATGCTCATAGCCGTTACAAACAGCGATGAAGTCAATATGGTAGCCTGCCAAGTAGGACAAGCTCTGTTTAACATACCCACGAAGATTGCTCGTGTAAGGGAGCATGACTATCTGCAGCAGGACAGAAGGCTTTTCAATAAAGATGCACTGCCTATCGACGTACTCATCAGCCCGGAAGAGCTGGTAACTCGTCATATCAAGCGACTAATTCAACACCCCGGAGCATTACAAGTACTCGACTTCGCCGAAGGTAAAGCGCAGCTCGTTGCCGTTAAGGCTTACTATGGAGGGCCGTTAGTGGGTCGAGAGATCGCTTACTTGCGCACTCATATGCCCTCAATAGACACACGCGTTGCAGCCATATTTCGACAAGGCAAAGCAATTATTCCGCAGGGTAACACCACCATCGAAGCGGATGATGAGGTGTTTTTTATCGCTGCCAAAAAAGATATACGAGCCGTGATGAGCGAATTGAGACGTTTGGACAACCCTTACAAGCGCATCATTATTGCAGGGGGAGGGAATATCGGAGCACGCTTGGCTAGCAACATAGAGGGCAGCTTTCAGGTTAAGATCATTGAGCGTTCGATCAAACGTTGCAACACACTAGCACGACAGTTGAATAACAGCATCGTGCTCAATGGCAGCGCTTCCGATAAAGAGCTATTGCTCGAAGAAAATATTGAAGATACCGATGTGTTCTGTGCACTGACCAATGATGACGAAGCCAATATCATGGCATCGATGCTCGCCAAACGCTTAGGCGCACGTACCGTAATGACGCTGATTAACAACCCTGCCTACGTTGACCTTGTGCAAGGTGGTGTTATTGATATCGCCATTTCACCGCAGCAAACCACTATAGGTGCCTTGTTGACTCATGTTCGCCGCGGTGATGTCGCAGCTGTTCATTCATTACGTAGAGGGGCAGCAGAAGCGCTAGAGGCCGTTGCTCATGGCGACAAGCGCAGCTCAAAAGTAGTAGGCAGAGCCCTTGAAGATATTGACTTGCCACCAGGAACAACCATAGGTGCTATTGTGCGCAATGATGAAGTACTTATCGCCCATGATGACGTGGTTGTCGAAAATGGCGACCATGTGATTCTATTCTTGGTGGACAAGCGACGCATAGGCGAAGTAGAGCGCCTTTTCCAAGTGGGTTTGGCATTTTTCTAA
- the rsmB gene encoding 16S rRNA (cytosine(967)-C(5))-methyltransferase RsmB, whose product MINVRGLAALAITPLLQGKGSLNYTLQGALNRCEEKDRALVQQLCYGVCRNYPKLEAISHHLLDKPMRQADKDVYALLLVGLYQLLEMRIPAHAAISETVEACHQIDKSRASGLLNAILRRFAREKDDVLHSLQDLPEIVFNHPDWFIQKLRHNWPENWETILKENNCQAPMTLRVNLSKVSRETYLDFLRAVDIEGHPSTITDSGIVLEHPVDVYLLPHFQEGFVSVQDEAAQLSGYLLKTQPSERVLDACAAPGGKLCHLFEINSEIQLDAIEIEASRAVRIQENLERLQVTANLVIADASESNWWDGELYDKILVDAPCSATGVIRRNPDIKLLRKGEDIHALATIQWNILSNLWPMLKPGGTLLYATCSIFSQENERLIERFLKAHNDAQHQVIDASWGMERKYGRQMFPQQNGHDGFYYALLTKA is encoded by the coding sequence ATGATAAATGTTCGCGGCTTAGCAGCGCTTGCCATCACCCCTTTACTGCAAGGCAAAGGATCATTAAATTACACTCTACAAGGCGCGCTAAACCGCTGCGAAGAGAAAGATCGCGCGCTCGTGCAACAGCTCTGCTATGGCGTTTGCCGAAACTATCCGAAGCTAGAAGCGATTTCACACCACCTGCTCGACAAACCCATGCGTCAAGCCGATAAGGACGTATACGCCCTTCTGCTGGTAGGCTTATACCAACTTCTAGAGATGCGCATACCTGCACATGCGGCCATCAGCGAAACGGTAGAAGCTTGCCATCAAATCGACAAGAGCCGCGCCTCAGGTCTGCTTAATGCCATATTACGACGTTTTGCTCGCGAAAAAGATGACGTTCTGCATAGCTTGCAAGACTTACCAGAGATTGTTTTTAACCACCCAGACTGGTTTATTCAGAAGCTACGCCATAACTGGCCAGAAAACTGGGAAACGATTCTTAAGGAAAACAACTGCCAAGCGCCCATGACATTGCGAGTAAACCTTTCAAAAGTTTCACGTGAAACATATTTAGATTTTCTCCGCGCTGTAGACATAGAAGGCCACCCCTCAACAATAACGGATAGCGGCATTGTTTTAGAGCATCCTGTCGATGTTTACTTATTACCTCATTTCCAAGAAGGCTTTGTCAGTGTGCAGGATGAAGCCGCACAACTCAGCGGATACCTACTAAAAACACAGCCCAGCGAAAGAGTGCTGGACGCGTGCGCCGCACCGGGTGGAAAGCTCTGCCATCTATTTGAGATAAACTCCGAAATACAGCTTGATGCTATTGAGATAGAAGCAAGCAGGGCAGTAAGAATTCAAGAAAATCTGGAACGTCTTCAGGTTACAGCCAACCTGGTCATCGCAGATGCATCCGAGTCAAATTGGTGGGATGGCGAACTCTACGACAAAATACTCGTCGATGCCCCTTGCAGTGCAACGGGAGTTATTCGCAGAAACCCGGATATCAAACTGCTTAGAAAAGGGGAAGACATCCATGCTCTGGCAACCATTCAATGGAACATCTTGAGCAATCTGTGGCCTATGCTAAAGCCGGGTGGCACACTTTTATACGCGACCTGTTCAATATTTTCGCAAGAGAATGAGCGACTGATTGAGCGCTTCTTAAAAGCTCATAATGACGCACAGCACCAAGTCATCGATGCCTCATGGGGTATGGAAAGAAAGTATGGAAGGCAAATGTTCCCACAACAAAACGGGCACGATGGCTTCTACTATGCGCTACTAACCAAAGCTTAA
- the fmt gene encoding methionyl-tRNA formyltransferase produces MSLKVVFAGTPEFAASSLAALIESEHEIIAVYTQPDRPAGRGRKLTASPVKALALQHDIPVLQPQSLKNEDAQQELASLNADIMIVVAYGLLLPKAVLEIPALGCINVHASLLPRWRGAAPIHRSLLAGDKETGVTIMQMDVGLDTGDMLYKLSCPIHPHDTSGELHDRLAPLGAKALLKTLSLMSAQQIEPEKQDDSQACYAHKLEKQEGDIDWSQDAITIHRKIRGLSPWPIAFTLLGDSTIRVHSATVVNSFHDSAPAGSVIEITKTQILIACGENTVLALDKIQLSGGKALAVKDILNAKKELFSVGTKLGS; encoded by the coding sequence ATGTCATTAAAAGTCGTCTTTGCTGGAACACCCGAGTTTGCAGCCAGCAGCCTTGCTGCTCTCATCGAAAGCGAACATGAAATCATTGCTGTATATACGCAACCCGATCGTCCTGCAGGGCGCGGCAGAAAGTTAACTGCGAGCCCCGTTAAGGCATTAGCATTGCAACACGACATCCCTGTGTTACAGCCGCAGTCTCTTAAGAATGAAGACGCCCAGCAAGAGTTGGCGTCTCTAAATGCTGACATCATGATCGTGGTAGCTTATGGCCTTTTGCTACCCAAAGCCGTGCTAGAAATCCCTGCCTTGGGCTGTATCAATGTACACGCGTCATTACTGCCGCGTTGGAGAGGCGCTGCGCCCATACACCGCTCGCTACTTGCCGGGGACAAAGAAACCGGCGTAACTATTATGCAGATGGATGTAGGGCTAGATACTGGAGATATGCTTTACAAATTGAGCTGCCCAATTCACCCCCATGATACCAGCGGCGAACTACACGACCGCCTTGCGCCTTTGGGTGCGAAAGCCTTACTCAAAACCCTGTCGCTTATGAGTGCACAGCAAATCGAACCCGAGAAGCAAGATGACTCACAAGCCTGTTATGCACATAAGCTAGAGAAGCAGGAAGGAGATATCGACTGGAGCCAAGATGCCATCACCATACACCGTAAAATCCGCGGGTTATCTCCTTGGCCAATAGCCTTTACCCTACTTGGTGACAGTACTATTCGAGTTCATAGCGCAACAGTAGTAAACAGCTTTCACGACTCGGCCCCTGCTGGAAGTGTGATAGAGATCACAAAAACTCAAATTCTCATCGCCTGTGGTGAGAACACCGTACTCGCACTTGATAAAATTCAACTGTCCGGCGGTAAGGCATTAGCAGTCAAAGATATACTCAATGCAAAAAAAGAACTCTTCTCTGTAGGAACTAAATTAGGCTCATGA
- the def gene encoding peptide deformylase has protein sequence MALLPILEFPDPRLRTIAEPVEQVDDEVRQIIKDMFETMYDAPGIGLAATQVNIHRQIITIDISEDNNEPLVLINPSFEVIDEALEEMQEGCLSVPGYYEEVRRPNHIRVKSLDQEGNPIEFDAHDLLAVCIQHEIDHLNGKLFVDYLSRLKRDRIRSKLEKKHKLEKAN, from the coding sequence ATGGCTTTGTTACCAATTTTAGAATTTCCTGATCCGCGATTGAGAACCATCGCCGAACCTGTTGAACAAGTAGATGATGAAGTACGCCAAATCATCAAAGATATGTTCGAAACCATGTACGATGCGCCAGGCATTGGGCTCGCAGCCACTCAAGTGAATATCCACCGTCAGATTATCACGATCGACATCTCAGAAGATAATAATGAACCGCTCGTGCTTATCAACCCCTCTTTTGAAGTGATTGATGAAGCCCTTGAAGAGATGCAAGAAGGCTGCTTATCTGTACCCGGCTATTATGAAGAAGTACGCCGCCCTAACCATATTCGAGTCAAATCGTTGGACCAAGAAGGCAATCCTATAGAGTTTGATGCTCATGATTTATTAGCCGTCTGTATCCAGCACGAGATTGACCATCTTAACGGCAAGCTCTTCGTAGATTACTTATCGCGACTAAAACGCGATCGAATAAGAAGTAAGCTTGAAAAAAAGCACAAGCTAGAAAAGGCTAATTGA
- a CDS encoding LysM peptidoglycan-binding domain-containing protein, translating into MKKLLSVCLTTCVLVFSSASVQAKGDQIQLRDGHPEEYVVVKGDTLWDISGRFLKKPWRWPEIWDVNKQIDDPHWIYPGDVLYLTWVDGKPKLRKKGNDRLQPRARVSKIESAIPAIPLKDLHSFLSDNAVLDDELLKTTPYVVGGRNERIIAGAGDRIYARGELDTSVKTQNIYRPAKEYVDKDTGELLGYEMHKVAETRVISTKEDVISLDVLKTREEVRVLDRVLPSPEGRVQSVFNPAPAPEFSEGYIMSVLRGVNKIGRFDAVAINQGYREGVQAGHVYKIFKRGESLKDPITKETIELPSEEAGTLMVFKAYERVSYGLVMTATNVMSVGDKVRSPDAQE; encoded by the coding sequence ATGAAAAAACTGTTGAGTGTGTGTCTGACTACCTGTGTGCTGGTGTTTTCATCTGCATCAGTTCAGGCAAAAGGTGATCAGATACAACTGAGAGACGGTCACCCTGAGGAATACGTCGTTGTTAAGGGAGATACGTTGTGGGATATCTCAGGGCGTTTCCTAAAGAAACCATGGCGCTGGCCTGAAATTTGGGATGTGAACAAACAGATTGATGACCCTCACTGGATCTATCCGGGCGATGTGCTCTATTTGACTTGGGTTGATGGTAAGCCGAAGCTAAGAAAAAAAGGTAACGACCGTCTGCAGCCTAGGGCGCGTGTATCGAAAATTGAGAGTGCCATCCCCGCGATACCGTTAAAGGATCTTCATTCGTTCTTGAGTGATAATGCAGTGCTTGATGATGAGTTGCTGAAGACCACACCTTATGTCGTCGGTGGCCGTAACGAGCGGATCATAGCCGGTGCGGGTGATCGCATCTATGCCCGTGGAGAGCTGGATACTTCTGTTAAAACACAAAATATCTATCGACCTGCTAAAGAGTATGTCGATAAAGATACGGGTGAGTTGCTCGGCTATGAGATGCATAAAGTCGCTGAAACTCGGGTTATCAGTACCAAAGAAGATGTGATCAGTCTAGATGTGCTCAAGACTCGTGAAGAGGTCCGCGTGTTGGACCGTGTACTACCTTCGCCAGAAGGGCGTGTACAGTCTGTCTTTAACCCTGCTCCGGCTCCTGAGTTTTCAGAAGGCTATATTATGTCGGTGTTACGGGGTGTGAATAAAATTGGTCGTTTCGATGCGGTTGCAATTAACCAAGGTTACCGTGAAGGGGTACAGGCTGGTCATGTCTACAAAATCTTTAAACGGGGCGAGTCCCTTAAAGACCCGATAACCAAGGAAACGATTGAACTGCCATCTGAAGAAGCGGGTACTTTAATGGTTTTTAAGGCTTACGAGAGAGTCAGTTATGGCCTAGTTATGACAGCAACCAATGTCATGTCGGTAGGCGATAAAGTCCGCTCTCCGGATGCTCAGGAGTGA
- the dprA gene encoding DNA-processing protein DprA, which yields MQSDPKDWIALSLLPGVGTVTLGKLYYAGRNPAQLLAHFPETLKPEQRALLIAYQNRQGKLYEQVCNTLEELASLGAQILLPASPDYPPLLKEAHDHPILLFAKGNLQALQLPIVAIVGSRKASTAGLRHAYQFSKALSASGCVVASGLALGIDGAAHQAAVDLQKPTVAVMGTGSDQVYPSRHRPLAESILEHQGVLLTELLPGSGPLAPHFPRRNRIISGLSAGVLVVEAALKSGSLITARQALNQDREVFALPGAIDHPGSRGSNALIREGATLVQTADEMISELSSLLGVWGAERSEPQENNQNFNLIDRYPILEFIEFTSTSLEEVFLNSGIPMAELQSHWLSLS from the coding sequence ATGCAAAGTGATCCAAAGGACTGGATCGCGTTAAGCCTCTTACCCGGTGTTGGTACTGTCACATTGGGTAAGTTGTACTATGCAGGCAGGAATCCTGCGCAGCTCTTAGCGCACTTTCCAGAAACATTAAAGCCGGAGCAGCGTGCTCTACTTATTGCTTATCAAAACCGCCAAGGTAAGCTTTATGAGCAGGTTTGCAATACGCTTGAGGAGTTGGCAAGTTTAGGTGCCCAGATACTGCTCCCCGCCTCTCCTGACTACCCTCCTCTTTTAAAAGAAGCTCACGATCACCCGATCTTGTTGTTTGCTAAAGGCAATCTCCAAGCCTTGCAGCTACCTATCGTTGCTATTGTGGGGAGCCGTAAGGCAAGCACGGCTGGGCTTCGACATGCTTATCAATTTTCTAAAGCGCTATCGGCGTCAGGGTGTGTGGTGGCAAGTGGTTTGGCGCTGGGTATTGATGGGGCTGCTCATCAAGCGGCTGTTGACCTTCAAAAACCAACAGTGGCGGTTATGGGAACGGGAAGTGATCAAGTCTACCCTTCTCGGCATCGGCCACTCGCTGAGTCTATCCTCGAACATCAAGGCGTGCTCTTGACTGAACTGCTGCCAGGAAGTGGACCGCTCGCACCGCATTTCCCGCGTAGAAACCGTATTATCAGTGGGTTATCCGCTGGCGTGCTGGTGGTAGAAGCGGCTTTAAAAAGTGGCTCCTTGATCACCGCCAGACAAGCACTCAACCAAGATCGTGAAGTATTTGCACTTCCTGGTGCTATTGATCATCCGGGGAGTCGTGGCAGTAATGCACTAATTCGTGAAGGTGCAACGCTGGTGCAAACGGCTGATGAAATGATATCTGAGCTATCTTCCCTATTAGGCGTGTGGGGAGCAGAACGTAGCGAACCACAAGAAAATAATCAAAATTTTAATTTGATAGACCGGTATCCAATATTGGAATTCATTGAATTTACCAGCACCTCGCTTGAGGAGGTCTTCCTCAATAGCGGGATCCCCATGGCGGAGTTACAAAGCCACTGGTTGAGCTTGAGCTAG
- a CDS encoding L-threonylcarbamoyladenylate synthase: MNQWHFSQAARVLHQGGVIAYPTEAVWGVGCDPFNEAAVMRLLALKKRPVEKGVILVASSVEQIAPLFDPLSDQEKTRLLDSWPGPNTWLLPDPNSLIPSWVKGKHDSIAVRISAHPGVSALCDAFGGMLVSTSANPAGAQPAKTLLRVSVYFGSKLDYLVPGSLGDQSRPTQIRDLRDQRIVRA, from the coding sequence ATGAACCAATGGCATTTTTCCCAAGCCGCTCGGGTACTGCATCAGGGTGGTGTTATTGCTTATCCGACCGAAGCCGTTTGGGGCGTCGGATGTGATCCATTCAATGAAGCCGCGGTCATGCGTTTGTTGGCATTAAAAAAGCGCCCAGTAGAGAAAGGTGTAATTTTAGTCGCTTCATCGGTTGAGCAAATCGCCCCCCTTTTTGACCCATTGAGCGATCAGGAAAAAACACGGTTGCTCGATTCATGGCCCGGGCCAAACACGTGGCTACTACCCGACCCAAATAGCCTTATTCCCTCTTGGGTCAAAGGTAAGCATGATAGTATAGCGGTGCGTATTAGTGCTCATCCAGGGGTTTCGGCTTTGTGTGATGCCTTTGGTGGGATGTTAGTGTCCACTTCTGCAAATCCTGCGGGAGCTCAACCAGCAAAGACTTTATTGAGAGTGAGTGTTTACTTCGGCTCTAAGTTGGATTATTTAGTGCCAGGTTCGCTGGGTGATCAAAGCCGACCGACGCAAATTAGAGATCTTCGTGATCAGCGCATTGTACGCGCATAA